AATCGAATAGAACTATGTCAAACACATACCCATATCAGACACTCACAGTTGGATCTGACGAATGCAAGTTATAATTGGTTTAACTATAGGAAAAAAATTCTAGGAATCCTTTGCTCATATTGCTCATAAAATATCTTAAGAATCAATGTCAATGATATTAAGACCAATTTCAGGCCCTACTCTATCATTCATAAactatattcattttattttctaatcAGGCAAATTACATTATTTGCACAAAAACTTTTCTCCAGATATTTTAGAAGAAGATAGTTTCATAATGCTAGGAAAAGAAACACATTCTACTTCGCAGGATATTACAGCAGAAACAATAACAAATAGAACCAATTAAGCAAATAATTCATCAAATGTGTTTCTAAGCATTAAAAGATAACTGATCCCATGTAGTAAGCAAATAATTCATGTCTCTTACATTTATACCACCAGCACGTGCTATGATGCTAGCGAATATAGTATTGCAGACAAAATAGGAAGCCATGCAAGAGATTGTACCATCAGTGCCTGGAAAAATGGTtttccaaaaagaaagaaaaagaatcaagGAGATAAGCAACACTGATTCAATCTGtgatataactttttttaaagaaaatcttataatataaaatGCAGAATTGGGGGTAAAAATCAATtcttttaagtttgaaaattCGAGGTAAATATGTAGAGAATGATCATACAAAAGAGAGGAAGCCATTTCAGATGCAAAATTACCACAAAGCTTTATTGCAAATTCACAAACTGGAACCAGCTTGTTGATTAAACTATAGTCCGTCTTCTTAATTAACCCCATGTCTAAAGCATAATCGGGGTAAGCTTTATACTGGATTGCAGGGTCAGTCAAGCCATTTCCAATAGCAAATCCCTGTTAAACACATTGTAGTTGAAGTAAGCAAACAAATGAATTGATTCAGACAAGATAAAACTTTGGGAAATTAGTAAATCAAATCTAGAAGCTTGACGTCATATAATTAGTAACACACCTTCAGGTTTATATGAATTCCATCTTTAGCTTTGTTTCCTCGGTGGACTCGGGCAGCAAAAGCTGGAATATAGTGCCCAGCATACGATTCTCCAGTTATATAAAAGTCATTCTTGGCCAACTCAGGGTGTTCAGCAAAGAATGCCTAACATAATAAAAAGAGCACAGTCAAAAcaacaaatttattcatttttctctAACAAATTGAATGAAGTTTATTCACTTCCACAATATTGACAATAATAGTTCAATGGAGAGTAAATAATTATGCTAAACTCCTTTTCTTCCAGAATAAGATCCAATGATAAACAGACTAACCTGTAAAAAGTCATAAAGGTCATTGCTAACTTCGTCTTCATTATGACGAATGTCCCTTCGGTCAGAGCTATAACTAAAGCCAGTACCAATAGGTTGGTCTACGTATAGAAGGTTTGACGCCTAAACACAAAACCAAGAAAGTGGAAAGATTGAAACATGTCCATCATCATTTGTATAAAGAACATAAATCTTTTTAATATTACATGGTTTCAAAACGATACAAACTTACTCATTATTCAAGGTGATACCTAATTTGGAAAATACCAAATACCAAAGAACGGAGAATATTAAGAAAAATACCTTGTCCCAACCAAACTCATTCCAGACAAGAGACATGTTATCAGCAATGGAGAAAGGgccattttcataaaataaagcCAGTTCACTACTGCAACCTGGACCTCCAGTCAACCAGATTACAACAGGGTCCTCTTTGTTACTGCGTGATTCAAAGAAGAAATAGAACATTCTGCCAAAAAAGAGAAAGAGTGAAaccaaattgaaaaggaaaatatAAGTAACATTTAAAGGGTGAAAAGCAGGAGAGAGAGATAGCAAGTAAGCtgtttgaaaatttcgataaACCCACCATAGAGGTAATTAATCACTTCTATCCATTTCCCCGGGGGGGGGGGGGAGTGAAAACAGAGGGAAAAATCATTGACTAAATAAACTGATAATCAACcatgaaatgaaaattatatgtaaagtttataaatttaattaatctaGCAACGCGATAAGAAACCTGCAATATGGAAAATATGTTATTCTGTGATTGGATGATTTTAGGCTGAGTATCAAGAAAGCATTTAGTCTGCAATTTCATTTCAAAAGACTTCAATAGATACAGGCAAAAGATGAGCTCGCTCAGCTTCctttgtttaatatatattttttcttggAGTCAAATTCTCATCGGTATGAGTCAAGGGAGTGGAAAGGCCCCGTAGCCTCTAATTTCTTGAAGAGGCAGATGATAACCATTCAAGCATTAACATTCACAAAACAAGTAAGATTATCATGAACTACACAGACATTTATGCAAGACTAAATTGTTTGAGACAAACCTGTTAGGCTGTTACATATCTAGAGACTATGAAGGAAACagatttaagaaaattttaaaagaaaaaagactaTGAATTTACCTGGCAACGGGAGAATTTACACATAGAAATTCACCCAGAAAGCAAATAAATTTCAGGGATTTTGAGATTAAACCCAAGAGGCAACTTAAGATTAATGAAAAACTATACACtgaaatttacaaaaataagatttattttaaaacaacGAATAACAAGaatcaagcaaaaaaaaaatagagtctTGGCCTTTTAATAACTAGAATTTGAAAATCCTATTCCAAATAAACATCGAAAATCTTCCTTAACAAATGAAATACTGATTTTCtttaactaaaaattattttaagattaaaagaaaaaaaccctaattccaaTTAAATCCAAACTTTCAGCTATAAAAAAACCAGAGAATAATCACCTCAATATCCAATTCGTGGAGCTTTAATTATTAAACCTCCCAAATCCACAATATTAACCCCCTTTACCGATTAAGTTACAATAACTACAATTTAAGGGCTTGTAAAACCCCCTAACGAAGCCGAGCATTTAGTTCAGTGCTTGGGGCGTGATTCCTGCTCAAGAGCATGGTTCtcgaatcatttttaaaaaaaaaatcctccaACAAgataaaacttgaaaaaaaaaacccaccaAATGAATAtcccaattaaaaaaaaattacctggCATCATAAGAATTAGGAAGCTTGTAATAGCCAGCATGATGACCCAAATCGTCAACAGAAACCCCACCAAGGGCTTCCAAACCGGGGAACTTGAATCGCTTTTCCACCAGCTTCGAATCCTGGGGTAACGAAACTCGGCCTTGATCAACCAGGTTAACTTCCTCTTTAGGAAACAAATTCAACTCCCTTATCAATTTCTTTGCTTGCACTGAAGGAAAACTCGATCCGGCAAGACGTAGTTCGTCTAAGACAGGGAATACAGCGGTGCAAGAGGAAACCTGAAAGAGATGGGAGAAGAATATTAGACTTAGATATTTCAGTTTCGCCATTTGTTTTTCCCAAGGGGAAACGAAAATGGTAAGAGAAACaagtatttataattaaaatgacTGAAAGAATAACTGACACTCTCATGTCTGGTTATCtaattataaaattgtatttagTGTGTATTTAAATTTACGGTCCATAAATATCCGGTTACtataaaaatagtatatattataACGCCAGTAAGTTAAACGCGTCGTATCGTATTTGAGTGTTCATCCACACTTATTAATAGTTATCAGTTATAAATGCGTCGTATCGTATTTGACCGTTCGTCCAAACTTATTAATAGTTATCAGTTATTTTAATCACGCACATTTTAGGTTGTTTCTATGATGGTTATTAGGGATGATGTTATCTTTTTCTAATtgatataatatcatatttagtctTCAATACttacacattttattaatttgatcctaattttaaataatttaataaatttaatcttccacttttacaaattctatcaacttTGATTctgaaacacatataattaaatgatgattatataatattatttataagtgTTTATATTTAATTGTAATT
The sequence above is drawn from the Gossypium hirsutum isolate 1008001.06 chromosome A05, Gossypium_hirsutum_v2.1, whole genome shotgun sequence genome and encodes:
- the LOC107904282 gene encoding serine carboxypeptidase-like; protein product: MAKLKYLSLIFFSHLFQVSSCTAVFPVLDELRLAGSSFPSVQAKKLIRELNLFPKEEVNLVDQGRVSLPQDSKLVEKRFKFPGLEALGGVSVDDLGHHAGYYKLPNSYDARMFYFFFESRSNKEDPVVIWLTGGPGCSSELALFYENGPFSIADNMSLVWNEFGWDKASNLLYVDQPIGTGFSYSSDRRDIRHNEDEVSNDLYDFLQAFFAEHPELAKNDFYITGESYAGHYIPAFAARVHRGNKAKDGIHINLKGFAIGNGLTDPAIQYKAYPDYALDMGLIKKTDYSLINKLVPVCEFAIKLCGTDGTISCMASYFVCNTIFASIIARAGGINYYDIRKKCEGSLCYDFSNMETFLNKKSVRDALGVGNIEFVSCSPTVYQAMLVDWMRNLEVGIPALLEDGVKLLVYAGEYDLICNWLGNSRWVHAMQWSGRKEFVASPEVPFVVDGSEAGVLKTHGPLGFLKVHDAGHMVPMDQPKAALEMLKRWTKGSLAEGGKAEKLFAEM